A region of Nocardioides sp. JS614 DNA encodes the following proteins:
- a CDS encoding MarR family winged helix-turn-helix transcriptional regulator: MSSNTVAGQDGGKAARPGSRDAVDDIERELTLVVRRAQKVQLGGGPALSIDRAGYSVLARLHEVGPQRPSALADQFHLDASTITRQVRILQREGLVERASFDGDGRVAIYGLTDQGVEVINSLLARRRQLLADLLSSWTDSDRTAFADLLKSFNGRLDERFGSD, encoded by the coding sequence GTGAGCAGCAACACGGTCGCGGGTCAGGATGGAGGCAAGGCTGCACGGCCCGGAAGCCGCGACGCGGTTGATGACATCGAACGGGAACTCACGCTGGTGGTTCGGCGTGCCCAGAAGGTCCAGCTGGGCGGAGGGCCCGCGCTCTCCATCGACCGTGCTGGGTACTCGGTGCTCGCGCGGCTGCACGAGGTCGGCCCCCAACGTCCGAGTGCCTTGGCCGACCAGTTTCACCTCGACGCGTCCACCATCACTCGCCAGGTCCGGATCCTGCAACGGGAGGGACTGGTTGAGCGTGCATCGTTCGACGGAGACGGCCGCGTGGCCATCTACGGCCTGACCGATCAAGGTGTCGAGGTCATCAACAGCCTGCTCGCCAGACGACGTCAGCTCCTCGCCGACCTCCTTTCGAGTTGGACAGACTCCGACCGGACGGCCTTCGCGGACCTGCTGAAAAGCTTCAACGGCAGGCTCGATGAGCGCTTCGGATCAGACTAG
- a CDS encoding MDR family MFS transporter: protein MPHLTHRQIVTVLVGLMLGMLVAALSQTIVATALPTIVGELGGQDQLAWVVSATLLTATASTPIWGKLSDLYGRKIMFQAAIAIFLVSSLAAGFSQNMAQLVSFRAVMGIGVGGLMALSQAIIGDVVSPRERGRYQGYIGSVFGLATVAGPLLGGFLVEHLSWRWCFWVGIPIGIVALVVTERVLQLPFPRRRHAIDWLGAFLIVAGVSALLLVLSLGGKEFAWNSAWTYGLTAAAIVLLALAVVQERRAAEPIMPPRLFANHTFVITSLAGFVIGVAMFGAIIFLPQYLQIVKGESPTASGLQTLPLMVGLLLTSIGSGRIITRTGRYKIFPVAGMFIAAIGLALMSTLDVDTSLWVAGIYMFVTGFGIGMTMQVLVLATQNAVPHDDLGVATSGATFFRSLGGAMGVAMFGALLTHRLRDTIPAHLASAGITPDQMPQGSPTQATPQQIDQLPDAIHAAVTGGFAEALQTTFLAAVPFALAGFVILLFLHETPLRHSRGTAREDDSRGAGSLVADTSTHGE from the coding sequence ATGCCGCACCTGACCCACCGGCAGATTGTCACGGTGCTCGTCGGATTGATGCTGGGAATGCTCGTCGCCGCGTTGTCGCAGACGATCGTGGCGACAGCTCTACCGACGATCGTCGGTGAGCTGGGCGGGCAGGACCAACTGGCCTGGGTGGTCTCGGCGACACTGCTGACCGCGACCGCGTCCACACCCATCTGGGGAAAGCTCTCTGACCTCTACGGCCGCAAGATCATGTTCCAAGCGGCCATCGCGATCTTCCTCGTCTCCTCCCTCGCAGCAGGTTTCTCGCAAAACATGGCCCAGCTCGTTTCGTTCCGAGCGGTGATGGGTATCGGTGTCGGCGGCTTGATGGCCTTGTCCCAGGCCATCATCGGTGACGTCGTCAGTCCGCGGGAGCGCGGGCGGTACCAGGGCTACATCGGTTCGGTGTTCGGGCTCGCCACGGTGGCGGGGCCGCTGTTGGGTGGCTTCCTGGTCGAGCACCTGTCGTGGCGTTGGTGCTTCTGGGTCGGGATCCCGATCGGGATCGTCGCGCTCGTGGTGACCGAACGGGTTCTCCAGCTCCCGTTCCCGCGCCGCCGCCATGCCATCGACTGGCTCGGCGCTTTCTTGATCGTGGCCGGGGTATCCGCCCTGCTGCTCGTCCTGTCGCTTGGCGGCAAGGAGTTCGCCTGGAACTCCGCATGGACCTATGGCTTGACCGCCGCAGCGATCGTCCTCCTCGCCCTTGCTGTGGTCCAGGAACGCCGAGCTGCCGAGCCGATCATGCCGCCACGCCTGTTCGCCAACCACACCTTCGTGATCACGAGCCTGGCCGGCTTCGTCATCGGGGTGGCCATGTTCGGCGCCATCATCTTCCTGCCGCAGTACCTCCAGATCGTCAAGGGCGAATCGCCGACCGCCTCCGGTCTGCAGACACTCCCCCTCATGGTGGGACTGCTGCTCACCTCGATCGGATCCGGTCGGATCATCACCCGCACCGGTCGCTACAAGATTTTCCCCGTCGCCGGGATGTTCATCGCCGCCATCGGGCTGGCATTGATGAGCACGCTGGACGTGGACACGTCGCTGTGGGTCGCCGGGATCTACATGTTCGTGACCGGCTTCGGGATCGGCATGACGATGCAGGTGCTGGTACTCGCCACCCAGAACGCCGTACCCCACGACGACCTGGGAGTGGCGACCTCAGGCGCGACATTCTTCCGTTCCCTGGGCGGCGCGATGGGTGTCGCCATGTTCGGCGCCCTGCTTACGCACCGCCTCCGCGACACCATCCCGGCCCACCTCGCCTCAGCCGGCATCACACCCGACCAGATGCCGCAGGGATCACCCACCCAGGCCACCCCCCAACAGATCGATCAACTACCTGACGCCATCCACGCCGCGGTCACCGGTGGTTTCGCGGAAGCGCTCCAGACGACCTTCCTCGCCGCCGTGCCCTTCGCCCTCGCCGGATTCGTGATCCTCCTCTTTTTGCACGAGACACCACTGCGACACAGCCGCGGGACCGCCCGCGAGGACGACAGCCGCGGAGCCGGGAGTCTCGTGGCCGATACCTCTACCCACGGCGAGTGA